One genomic segment of Rivularia sp. PCC 7116 includes these proteins:
- a CDS encoding PIN domain-containing protein has protein sequence MIRILVDADLVLEALMNRNNVTDVRELLDKVNPWIQMYITDVGWQKIYTYLSHLQNKKVAEMVIRWLEEKMQICSVNQNILQQARYSPIKDFESAVETICASYQKLDAIVTHKHDDFAEAADKFWVWSMTELCIRANLENQLQTAKFI, from the coding sequence GTGATTCGGATTTTAGTTGATGCCGATTTAGTGTTAGAAGCTTTAATGAATCGTAATAACGTCACAGATGTTCGAGAATTACTAGATAAAGTTAATCCTTGGATTCAGATGTATATAACAGATGTAGGGTGGCAAAAAATATATACTTATCTGAGTCATTTACAGAATAAAAAAGTTGCTGAAATGGTAATTCGTTGGTTAGAAGAAAAAATGCAAATTTGCTCCGTCAACCAAAATATTTTGCAGCAAGCACGTTATTCACCTATTAAAGACTTTGAGTCGGCTGTTGAAACTATCTGTGCCAGCTATCAAAAATTAGATGCAATTGTGACTCATAAACATGATGATTTTGCCGAAGCAGCCGATAAATTTTGGGTTTGGTCTATGACAGAATTATGCATTCGAGCTAATTTAGAAAATCAACTTCAGACTGCTAAATTTATTTAG
- a CDS encoding murein transglycosylase A has protein sequence MRIKKSFSIITIALPVAAVLVTISPLGRLLLKPVECQLKRWQLPASVNTSKPDVSTKKPRALVLVATSKPPFPCCEGDTSCLDKQIWGENGQQSDRKILFNSIDNSLRYLQTDSAKKRYDKYQVPGISRERIINSLQRFRQLLLETKSAAELNKAVAEEFVFYQSVGNDNKGKVLFTAYFEPLYIASRQQTAEYRYPIYALPPDLKDWQRPHPTRLDLEGADGLQGSQGKLKGLELFWFKSRLEPYMMQIQGSAKLRLLDGTQTTVGFAGNVAHNYRSIGKALIDDGELPSSGVTMPTILEYFEKDPKKLDVYIPRDPSFVFFQENKGAPAQGSIQVGLSAERSIATDKALMPPGALALIRGHFPFATDNGEMKHRTVSRYVLDQDAGGAIKGAGRVDYFLGTGKIAGDRAGVTVTNGQLYYLLLKNKSS, from the coding sequence ATGCGAATAAAAAAGTCATTTTCCATCATTACCATTGCTTTGCCTGTAGCCGCTGTATTAGTAACCATTAGCCCTCTCGGACGTTTACTACTTAAACCGGTAGAGTGTCAATTAAAACGGTGGCAATTACCAGCGTCTGTCAATACTTCAAAACCAGATGTATCTACAAAAAAGCCAAGAGCATTGGTATTAGTTGCCACAAGTAAACCACCTTTTCCCTGCTGTGAAGGAGATACTTCTTGTTTAGACAAACAAATATGGGGAGAAAATGGTCAACAATCGGATAGAAAAATTCTTTTCAATTCTATAGACAATAGTTTGCGATATCTACAAACCGATTCAGCAAAAAAAAGATACGACAAATATCAAGTACCTGGAATCAGTAGAGAAAGAATAATCAATAGTTTACAAAGGTTTCGTCAATTGCTGCTCGAAACTAAATCCGCAGCAGAATTAAATAAAGCCGTTGCCGAAGAGTTTGTTTTTTATCAATCGGTAGGCAATGACAACAAAGGAAAAGTTTTGTTTACTGCTTATTTCGAGCCACTTTATATTGCTAGTCGGCAGCAAACAGCAGAATACCGCTATCCCATCTATGCTTTACCACCCGATTTAAAAGATTGGCAAAGACCACATCCCACCCGCTTAGATTTAGAAGGTGCTGACGGTTTGCAGGGTTCTCAGGGAAAATTAAAGGGTTTAGAGCTATTTTGGTTTAAATCCCGACTCGAACCATACATGATGCAAATTCAGGGTTCTGCTAAACTTCGGCTCCTCGATGGAACTCAAACAACTGTCGGTTTTGCTGGAAATGTCGCTCATAATTACCGAAGCATTGGAAAAGCGCTAATTGATGACGGTGAATTACCATCGAGCGGTGTTACCATGCCCACAATCTTAGAATACTTTGAAAAAGACCCCAAAAAATTAGACGTTTATATTCCTAGGGACCCTAGTTTTGTCTTTTTCCAGGAAAATAAAGGTGCCCCAGCCCAAGGTTCTATTCAAGTCGGATTAAGTGCCGAACGTTCAATTGCTACAGATAAAGCCTTGATGCCTCCCGGAGCATTAGCCTTGATACGCGGTCACTTTCCTTTTGCCACAGACAATGGTGAAATGAAACACCGTACTGTCAGCCGTTATGTTTTAGACCAAGATGCCGGTGGCGCAATCAAAGGCGCGGGTAGAGTCGATTACTTCTTAGGTACCGGAAAAATTGCTGGCGATCGCGCTGGAGTAACAGTAACCAACGGACAGCTTTATTACCTTCTACTAAAAAATAAGTCATCATAA
- a CDS encoding cob(I)yrinic acid a,c-diamide adenosyltransferase, which translates to MTRNGIGIRTAQLRPTRLKGQIHVYDGAGKGKSQAALGVVLRSIGNGINNSNNYNRVLLLRFLKGPERDYDEDGAIAALQRGFPHLIDQVRTGRAEFFDKHEITVFDTQEALRGWDVAKGAIASGLYSVVVLDEINPVLDLGLLKVDEVIKTLKSKPQDLEVIATGRGAPQELLDIADLHSEMKPQHHSAAELQGLEGIEIYTGSGKGKSTSALGKALKAIGRGINHPGSTRVLIMQWLKGGSGYTEDEAIAALQQSYPEVVDHQRCGGDAIVWRNSRQELDYIEAERGWEIAKTAIASGLYKTIILDELNPTVDLELLPVEPIVEALLRKPRHTEVIITGRCQNQPEYFELASVHSEVYCHKHYANHGVELKRGVDF; encoded by the coding sequence ATGACAAGGAACGGCATCGGTATTCGCACGGCACAACTGCGCCCTACCAGACTGAAAGGTCAAATTCACGTTTATGACGGCGCTGGTAAAGGAAAGTCTCAAGCAGCTTTAGGAGTAGTTTTACGTTCTATTGGTAATGGTATCAATAACTCAAATAATTACAATCGCGTTTTGCTGCTACGCTTTCTAAAAGGACCAGAAAGAGATTATGACGAAGATGGTGCGATCGCAGCTTTGCAAAGAGGTTTTCCTCATTTAATCGATCAAGTACGTACTGGCAGGGCAGAGTTCTTTGACAAACATGAAATTACGGTTTTCGATACTCAAGAAGCTCTAAGGGGTTGGGATGTTGCCAAAGGAGCTATAGCTTCTGGATTATATTCAGTTGTTGTATTGGATGAAATTAACCCCGTATTAGATTTGGGTTTGCTCAAGGTTGATGAAGTCATCAAAACCTTAAAGTCTAAGCCTCAAGATTTAGAAGTCATCGCCACCGGGAGAGGTGCCCCCCAAGAGCTATTAGATATAGCAGATTTACATTCAGAAATGAAGCCCCAACACCACTCGGCAGCCGAACTACAGGGTTTAGAAGGTATTGAAATTTATACAGGTTCGGGTAAGGGAAAATCAACCAGCGCTTTGGGTAAAGCTTTAAAAGCCATAGGCAGGGGGATAAATCACCCCGGTTCGACTCGGGTATTAATTATGCAGTGGCTTAAAGGCGGTAGTGGGTATACTGAAGATGAAGCAATTGCCGCATTACAGCAATCTTATCCCGAAGTCGTAGACCATCAACGCTGCGGTGGAGATGCTATAGTATGGCGTAATTCTCGGCAAGAATTGGATTATATCGAAGCCGAAAGAGGTTGGGAAATCGCCAAAACGGCTATAGCTTCCGGATTGTATAAAACAATTATTCTTGACGAACTCAATCCCACAGTAGATTTAGAATTACTGCCAGTAGAGCCAATAGTAGAAGCCTTGCTTCGCAAACCTCGCCATACCGAAGTAATTATTACTGGGCGTTGTCAAAACCAACCAGAATATTTTGAATTAGCCAGCGTTCATTCAGAAGTTTACTGTCATAAACATTATGCCAACCACGGAGTAGAACTCAAACGTGGGGTTGATTTTTAG
- the fraC gene encoding filament integrity protein FraC has product MFEDFDFSTPFRVFPSGVILFDFLFLLVAIPVEAFILNKRLKFDKRTSSFYAISMNVFSNVIGWVIFFILEPNSFFDSYKSQLINFLLYNRLDGEVYGGIVLAAFTTFFGTLMVKFLLLRLFIISLSNPGDKKPEPEPEDTILLQRKSRRSHRKGWQSTSLFTTTLIANSLSYSAITLVVLFRLFARTQSV; this is encoded by the coding sequence ATGTTTGAGGACTTCGATTTTTCCACACCTTTCCGAGTTTTTCCTTCCGGTGTAATTTTATTCGACTTTTTATTTTTGTTGGTAGCGATTCCGGTGGAAGCATTTATTCTCAATAAAAGATTGAAATTTGATAAAAGAACTAGTTCTTTTTACGCTATTTCAATGAATGTCTTTTCCAACGTTATTGGTTGGGTGATTTTCTTTATTTTGGAGCCAAATAGTTTTTTTGACAGCTACAAATCACAGTTGATTAATTTTTTGCTATACAATCGCCTGGATGGTGAAGTTTATGGCGGTATTGTGCTTGCTGCTTTTACGACCTTTTTTGGCACATTGATGGTTAAGTTTTTATTGCTGAGGCTATTTATTATATCTTTAAGCAATCCAGGTGACAAAAAGCCGGAGCCAGAACCCGAGGATACTATTTTATTACAGCGAAAATCTCGCCGAAGCCATAGAAAAGGCTGGCAAAGTACAAGCTTGTTTACTACTACATTAATTGCTAATTCACTTAGCTACAGCGCAATTACATTGGTTGTATTATTTCGCTTATTCGCAAGAACGCAAAGTGTTTAG
- the fraD gene encoding septal junction protein FraD has product MGVLKETADLLGLAFLFEFLKDVIERVKKFFIPPKAFSWQTLIYLSVFSWLMSYLANGGIQDIIAFFGWMFLIAGTSWYTTDKPLYIPGTIMPVGAVITGGIVSIFAFQQQNEEIVARTIIFWPTISALITAVPEFFEGSGTDVKTQLPKLEDRESVIVLIGCCMLLSCWLNLYGVTDSWLNNYPSAKYPVYRDNSQRNDLLTVLEPENKIPQNGVLILDKLQPAIETALDGKSWSNVELWLKKANQRVSDLGEKVIQIHLAQFEEKEFWKTQASVENIDPKDYNSGYKLNLFSVWTGPSATKKGYYLKRSCQIEPIAESVDTVGSQIERITVAELECLPKISYIAGQPPQN; this is encoded by the coding sequence ATGGGCGTATTGAAGGAGACAGCAGACTTGCTAGGTTTAGCTTTTCTGTTTGAGTTTCTCAAAGATGTTATTGAAAGAGTTAAAAAGTTTTTTATACCACCGAAAGCTTTTTCTTGGCAGACATTAATTTATTTAAGTGTATTTTCTTGGTTAATGTCATATTTAGCTAATGGTGGTATTCAAGACATCATTGCTTTTTTTGGTTGGATGTTTTTAATCGCTGGGACTTCTTGGTATACCACAGATAAACCTCTATATATTCCCGGTACGATTATGCCCGTTGGAGCAGTAATAACAGGAGGTATAGTCAGCATTTTTGCATTTCAGCAGCAAAATGAAGAAATTGTAGCTAGGACGATTATATTTTGGCCTACTATATCTGCTTTAATTACTGCTGTGCCTGAATTCTTTGAAGGAAGCGGTACCGATGTTAAAACTCAGCTACCAAAATTGGAAGACCGCGAAAGTGTTATAGTTCTGATTGGCTGCTGTATGTTGTTAAGTTGCTGGTTAAATCTATACGGGGTTACGGATAGTTGGTTAAATAATTATCCCAGCGCTAAATATCCAGTTTATAGAGACAATTCTCAACGTAATGATTTATTAACGGTATTAGAACCTGAAAATAAAATTCCTCAAAACGGAGTATTAATTCTTGATAAGCTTCAACCAGCTATAGAAACGGCGTTAGATGGAAAATCTTGGTCTAATGTAGAATTATGGTTAAAGAAGGCAAATCAAAGAGTCAGTGACTTAGGCGAAAAAGTTATACAAATTCATTTAGCTCAATTTGAAGAAAAGGAATTCTGGAAAACTCAAGCAAGTGTAGAGAATATTGACCCAAAAGATTATAATTCTGGCTATAAATTAAATTTATTTAGCGTTTGGACTGGCCCAAGCGCGACAAAAAAGGGATATTATCTCAAAAGGTCATGTCAAATTGAACCTATTGCTGAATCTGTTGATACTGTTGGTTCTCAAATTGAAAGAATCACTGTTGCGGAATTGGAATGTTTACCGAAAATATCTTATATCGCAGGGCAACCTCCTCAAAATTAG
- a CDS encoding ABC transporter permease produces MNLNRVFAIANNSFREVVRDRILFIIGFYAVILAIAARLLPQLAAATEDKMFLDLGLAVMSVLSLIIAVFVSTGLINKEVEKRTILMLISKPVSRNEFIVGKYLGFSIVLALLVIAMSAIYIIFLQINNISYSFGSIVINAIFLILQLSLVSAIAIACSVFTGSILATALTFALYLIGNITQDLLKLARISENPGLERITQVLYLLLPDLSRLDLKNEAVYGLSALPEHTTLFINASYSLIYISMLLTIATFVFSRKEF; encoded by the coding sequence ATGAATCTCAACAGAGTATTTGCGATCGCCAATAATTCTTTCCGAGAAGTAGTGCGCGATCGCATTTTGTTTATCATCGGCTTCTATGCAGTTATATTAGCCATTGCCGCCAGATTACTACCGCAACTAGCAGCAGCGACTGAAGACAAAATGTTTTTAGATTTAGGTTTAGCAGTTATGAGCGTGCTGAGTCTAATTATTGCTGTATTTGTAAGTACGGGATTAATCAATAAGGAAGTTGAAAAACGCACCATTTTGATGTTGATTTCCAAACCCGTAAGTCGGAATGAATTTATTGTCGGCAAATATTTAGGTTTCTCAATTGTTTTGGCACTGTTAGTAATCGCAATGAGTGCCATATATATAATATTTTTGCAGATAAATAATATTAGTTATTCATTTGGCAGCATTGTAATAAATGCGATTTTTCTAATATTACAGCTATCTTTGGTTAGCGCTATAGCGATTGCATGTAGCGTATTTACAGGTTCAATTTTAGCTACAGCTTTGACATTCGCACTATATTTAATCGGCAATATAACTCAAGATTTACTTAAACTTGCTCGTATTAGCGAAAATCCCGGATTAGAAAGAATTACTCAAGTTTTATATTTACTTCTACCGGATTTATCGCGTTTAGACTTAAAAAACGAAGCCGTATATGGTTTGTCAGCTTTACCGGAACATACAACGCTATTTATCAATGCTAGCTACAGTTTAATTTACATTTCGATGCTTTTAACTATAGCTACTTTTGTTTTTTCGCGAAAAGAATTTTAA
- the rpiA gene encoding ribose-5-phosphate isomerase RpiA translates to MTATADPVKLMKQEVGKAAANLVKSGSIVGLGTGSTTAFTIQFLGDRLKSGELKDIVGIPTSFQSEVLAKQYGVPLTTLDAIDHIDIAIDGADEVDPSKNLIKGGGAAHTREKVVDYLANQFIVVVDSGKLVKSLGETFAVPVEIIPMAITPAMQAITKLGGKPEIRMGVKKAGPVITDQGNMVVDVRFDNISDPDNLEKTLNNIPGVLENGIFVNCVDKVLIGEVKDNQPLVREM, encoded by the coding sequence ATGACCGCAACAGCAGACCCCGTAAAGTTAATGAAGCAAGAAGTTGGTAAAGCCGCTGCAAACTTAGTGAAATCCGGTTCTATCGTCGGATTGGGAACCGGTTCCACCACCGCTTTCACCATTCAATTTCTTGGCGATCGCCTCAAATCTGGTGAGTTAAAAGATATCGTTGGTATTCCCACATCTTTTCAGTCAGAAGTTTTAGCAAAGCAGTATGGGGTACCTTTGACAACTTTAGACGCAATAGACCATATTGATATAGCTATTGACGGTGCTGATGAAGTAGATCCCTCCAAAAACTTAATTAAAGGTGGTGGTGCGGCACATACTCGCGAAAAAGTTGTAGACTACCTAGCAAATCAATTTATCGTAGTTGTAGATAGCGGTAAATTAGTGAAAAGCTTGGGTGAAACTTTCGCGGTTCCCGTCGAAATTATCCCAATGGCAATTACCCCCGCAATGCAAGCAATTACCAAACTTGGCGGTAAGCCAGAAATCCGCATGGGTGTTAAAAAAGCAGGTCCTGTGATTACCGACCAAGGTAACATGGTAGTTGATGTTAGATTTGATAATATTAGCGATCCAGATAACTTAGAAAAAACGTTGAATAATATTCCTGGTGTGTTAGAAAACGGTATCTTCGTTAACTGTGTAGATAAAGTTTTAATTGGCGAAGTTAAGGATAATCAGCCGCTTGTTAGAGAAATGTAG